Proteins encoded in a region of the Planococcus citri chromosome 1, ihPlaCitr1.1, whole genome shotgun sequence genome:
- the LOC135831207 gene encoding transmembrane protein 231 — protein sequence MANYYVAYTKRISFKYKAALRSNVTVFLVLNSIFCFLLPFIFAYSSNGFWIKENSFREQPTVKFKYQYLIILEAKNANSHFSLICSTYQYLNSKTPYADNCSLMKVIEIDENEDGKNDKMKMTLHITNVSSLDIDSFHLILIFDYKLHGECILSMEAMTTASYIFSQPIGRLDIISELRADFKKPMICHVKHHKQNHTSILSGISEQKNHIDAMYKIASHYASNNMNVHLKKVYYSKRFKSETAANEPVIITADIHYGEQEIIYKTRFWQLIKWAWVQYFSILALFIFLSRKIKRFVFQNRILKTIKINPMDD from the exons ATGGCTAATTATTACGTAGCGTATACGAAAAGAATTTCTTTCAAGTATAAAGCGGCTCTGCGATCAAATGTAACGGTATTTCTGGtgttaaattcaattttttgtttccttttgcCTTTCATATTTGCATACAGTAGTAATG GATTTTGGATTAAAGAAAATTCTTTCCGAGAACAACCAACTGTTAAATTCAAGTATCAATATCTGATCATCTTGGAAGCGAAAAATGCCAACTCTCATTTTTCACTGATATGTTCAACGTATCAATATTTGAACTCAAAAACTCCTTACGCCGATAATTGTTCATTGATGAAA GTAATTGAAATAGATGAAAATGAAGATGGTAAAAATGATAAGATGAAGATGACATTGCACATCACCAATGTATCATCTCTCGATATTGATTCTTTCCATTTGATCTTAATTTTTGATTACAAATTACAT GGCGAATGCATATTATCGATGGAAGCGATGACAACTGCATCGTATATATTTTCACAGCCTATTGGTAGGCTTGATATTATTTCTGAACTGAgagctgattttaaaaaaccgaTGATTTGCCATGTAAAACATCATAAGCAAAATCATACCTCAATATTGAGCGGAATTTCTGAGCAGAAGAATCATATCGATGCCATGTATAAAATCGCATCTCATTATGCTTCCAATAATA tgaacgtgcatttgaaaaaagtttattactCGAAACGATTCAAATCGGAAACAGCTGCTAATGAGCCTGTAATTATAACAGCCGATATCCATTACGGTGAACAAGAGATAATCTATAAAACACGATTTTGGCAACTAATCAAGTGGGCCTGGGTACAATACTTTTCCATATTGGCGTTGTTTATATTCCTATCGCGTAAAATAAagagattcgtttttcaaaatagaatattaaaaacgattaaaattaaCCCTATGGACGATTAA